The Pricia mediterranea genome includes a window with the following:
- a CDS encoding LytR/AlgR family response regulator transcription factor, translated as MIRCIIIEDQPPAQRVLQKFIGDVESLELKATFADALKAMDFLKSEPIDLIFLDIHLPKISGIAFLKALPNKPHVILTTAFSEYALESYEYQVVDYLLKPFSFERFVKAVSKVPAARVALHKEKIVPENNSTPEILFIKSGYEHLRISIEDILFIRSEADYTEIFTPEKKHLTSHSLKYWSQTLPSGQFTQVHKSYIVNTRRILKVSGNSIFFDKDTFVPIGRAFKEEFVEGYLK; from the coding sequence ATGATCCGTTGCATCATCATCGAAGACCAGCCTCCGGCACAGCGCGTACTGCAAAAGTTCATCGGCGATGTGGAGAGCTTGGAACTCAAGGCCACCTTCGCAGATGCCCTAAAGGCGATGGATTTTCTAAAGTCCGAACCCATCGACCTGATTTTCCTCGATATCCATCTGCCCAAGATTTCCGGTATCGCTTTCCTGAAAGCATTGCCGAACAAACCCCATGTGATCTTGACCACGGCCTTTTCGGAATATGCCCTGGAAAGCTATGAATATCAGGTAGTGGACTATCTGCTAAAACCCTTTTCGTTCGAGCGGTTTGTAAAGGCGGTCTCGAAGGTACCGGCCGCCAGGGTCGCACTGCATAAGGAAAAAATTGTGCCCGAAAACAATTCCACACCGGAAATCCTCTTTATCAAATCCGGTTATGAGCATCTTAGGATCTCTATCGAGGACATCCTATTTATCCGATCGGAAGCGGACTATACCGAAATTTTTACTCCCGAAAAAAAGCACCTAACCTCACATTCCCTAAAGTATTGGTCGCAGACCCTGCCCTCCGGTCAATTTACGCAAGTGCATAAATCCTACATCGTGAATACCCGAAGGATTCTAAAGGTTTCGGGCAACAGCATCTTCTTTGATAAAGATACATTCGTACCGATTGGACGGGCGTTTAAAGAGGAGTTTGTAGAGGGCTATTTGAAGTGA
- a CDS encoding sensor histidine kinase: MANKFTWSKSVSAEVFFQVLLHVVLFLFFSFDKHNHEIQPFQVAYFINYAFGAFIINYVLLPRFFYRKKYLLFFISLVLVIAFVISIEEFVLEKIYFADSRGQGFPGLFFTLLEVMPLITILCGFKFAWDAMKKQHEVDTLSAMVKESELQYLKSQINPHFLFNNLNNLYSYAIDNSPKTPSIILELSSVLRYMLYDCREDFVPLAKEIEHLKNFTQLSELQIEDRGKVEFNADNIPSGYQIAPLILNVFVENAFKHSTASQSEDISIEIQIHVTENGMLEFACVNSFQPQTNTDDLSHGIGLQNVKKRLQWIYPNAHTLSIQETDSLYSVRLNIELKKGTV; encoded by the coding sequence ATGGCCAATAAATTCACATGGAGCAAAAGCGTTTCGGCGGAAGTATTCTTTCAGGTACTGCTGCATGTGGTGCTGTTCCTTTTCTTTTCGTTCGATAAGCACAACCATGAAATACAGCCATTTCAGGTCGCTTATTTTATCAATTATGCCTTCGGGGCCTTTATTATCAACTACGTGTTATTGCCCCGGTTTTTTTACCGGAAAAAGTATCTGTTGTTTTTTATTTCATTGGTGCTGGTCATTGCTTTCGTTATTTCGATCGAGGAATTCGTTTTGGAAAAAATCTATTTCGCCGATAGCCGTGGCCAAGGTTTCCCCGGTCTGTTTTTCACACTATTGGAGGTCATGCCCCTAATTACGATTCTCTGTGGATTTAAATTTGCCTGGGATGCCATGAAAAAACAGCATGAAGTGGATACTTTAAGCGCCATGGTCAAGGAAAGCGAGCTGCAATACCTGAAATCGCAGATCAATCCGCATTTTCTCTTCAACAACCTGAACAATCTGTATTCCTACGCCATCGATAATTCCCCCAAAACGCCTTCCATTATTTTGGAACTTTCTTCCGTATTGCGCTATATGCTGTATGACTGCAGGGAGGATTTTGTGCCGTTGGCCAAGGAAATCGAGCACCTTAAGAACTTTACCCAGCTGAGCGAACTGCAGATCGAGGATCGGGGAAAAGTGGAATTCAATGCCGATAATATCCCATCGGGATACCAGATCGCGCCTTTGATATTGAACGTTTTTGTCGAAAACGCCTTTAAGCACAGTACGGCCAGCCAATCGGAGGATATTTCGATAGAGATTCAAATCCATGTAACCGAAAATGGCATGTTGGAGTTTGCATGTGTCAATTCCTTCCAGCCGCAAACCAATACGGATGACCTTTCCCATGGTATCGGGTTGCAGAACGTGAAAAAACGCCTGCAATGGATCTATCCCAACGCACACACACTTTCGATACAGGAAACCGATTCGTTATATTCGGTACGACTGAACATCGAACTAAAAAAGGGAACCGTATGA